The genomic interval TTACAACCGAAATACACTCACGTAAAGAATAAACAGAGAACCAAAGTAGCAAAACGAGTAACAAACTTGCAAAGTAAATTTCGAAAATGAAAAAATGCAGGTATAAAGTTTATTGAATTAGTTGGTGAAAAATAAATCATCATTAACTTACACACACCAATACAAACTGAAAGGGTATAAAGATAATTATGAGATAAAAGATGAACTTATGGAGATACAAGGAGAAGAACtaactctttttcttctataaCATATTATTCTTTCACTGAGTagttctattatatatatatatatatatatatatatatatatatatatatatatatatatatatatatatatatatatatatctttagtCCATTTATAGATTTTTTCTGTGCCTCTTTTATTTACTTACagtatttttatgttaatgaaaaatatcgaatttcacaaaaataacatttgttgaatttgaaaatttatattaataaattttaactaatattattcattttcgAAATCGAAAAAAAGAACATTActagttaattaaaaattttaaatattttatcttgatGTGATCTTCAACTAAAAAgtcttatttattaataatattgaattCTGCACTTTCAAAGtagaattatttttcatgttgaTGCGGTGACTCTGCTTTTGCTGCGGCAGTGGTGGGTTGCGTTTTGAGGTGGAGAAGGTGATAGGGAGGGAGACTGTGGTGGGAATTCTAGGTTTCAGTATACGCTAATCTTAATATTGATCTTAATGTAGTGGGTGTTGGCAATGGATAAAAgggtttttcaattttgaagaaaGCAAGAGATTGTTTTGATTGTGTTGTTCGAAAGCAAGGTTCTTGACGCAGATCGATTCTCCAGCCTTCCAGCTTCCTTCAGTTCTCTGCGCCTTCCCCTGCGCGCCCATGGCCGCATCATAGCACTGATCAATCCATCACATCAAAATCAATGGCGGAAAGCACATCACCGTCGTCCAAACCCTCACCAATGGATCCTCAAAACCCCGCACCATCCTCCAACCCTACAATCCCTTCCCCTTCCCACAACAAAACAGCTTCACCCTCGCTCCCTCTGCTCCCCCAAGACCAGCAACAGCAGCAACAGTTTAACTCGCTCTCCTCGGTATAACTCTTCTTCGTTTAACCCTCCCTTAGTTTTCCCCCTTTtgttgtttatgaaaaaaaaaaaataatccaatgGAGTCCTTGGTATCATTAATTCCCTTTGTTTTCTATTCTAATTGTTTATGCATTTGATGTTTGATGATTTATAGTGATTGGAACGAAAGTGCTTGATTGCCCATTTGTGATTTAGACACACTTCTTGTAAGCTTGCTCGTTAGAAAAAAATAACCTATGAATTTAACTTTAACTATGAACTAAAATTAACTCATGCACTTAATTTTTATAGAACACTTCTCATCTTCCTTCTCTGTACCTTAGCTGCatactttgattttaaattatggggaatttcatttcattttattgtaggttttttctttcatgtgAATGTTAATCCAAAGATGCCCATAATCTTGTTAATGATATAATTGCGCAAATTTTACATGATGATGAGTTTTTACTGTATAGAAGTTATGCCAATCTATTATTTCATGAACTGGAGAGGATTGCAGATCTAACACTGCAAGTGAGTTTGCCTTACCTGTTTACCTTTTCAACCATGCTTGCTTCTGTCTACTACCATGGTTTGTTTTTAGGTATCTGTGATAGGtgttgtatatataaattattttccaaaCTATAGTGTGACTGTTTTGATTAATACCAGGTTTTTCTGTCTGGTAATAGTACTGGGCAGTGTTATGGCTGGATGACATCCAAGCATTATTGGTTATAAATGTGATTTGcggtttttgtttttgtatatgaATAACTGTTACTGTGATTTGCATTTGGATTGTCTATATCTATACAGTTAGGCTAGCAAGGAATTTGTATGTCTTTGATGAATCATAGATAAACAATGAATTTAATTTGAGTTAATAGTTAGATAAAATCATctactttccttttattttttatttgcatatttgattcattttaaaattttatcttttttaatccgtaatttataatttaaaattaaatttataactttttaaaataattatcaaatagtCGAAAACAGTTTTATGCCACAACATAAATTATTCTCGtaaatctaaaatatagtttgtatatttaaaaaaatagttcaaattttgattatgatgaaaataatagtttatctttatattttatacacaTTAAAATAGCattaagtattatttataattctaaaataaatttaaacaaacttaaATCCCATGAAATATGTAAGTTGTTGACTTTTCAAAAGATTACTTAGAAATAACTGATAATTTGATATCTAACATTTGTGAATAAGAGTttatatacttaaaattttattatctgAGATATTCTATTTGGTAACTttcatttttgtcattttttaatctaacaatttttctccttaataaaaaaaaatggtttctttatttaatagattaattaattggataatttttatattattattataaaattttatattttttaaattgtattacttttcatatttttcaattaaaacaataaaattatatagataataaagttttatattttaataattattgtattttaatgaaataacgATGTGAATATACAAGCGCTtacataaaagttaaaatatttttatattaaaaataaaaatactgaatctaaaacaaaagttaaatttgcttagaaaaattatatttgaatgcTTTAATAAGAGAAAACCTGTTATTGTCGATGATTGTTCAGAGGAGAAACAGGGATAATTGTGAAGGAAGCCCATCACATAACAGTGAACTGAGGACAATGTCTGCTGAATCGCCAAGTTCTGTTCGTAAAGGTACAGTTTCCCTTCCTCAATCAATCAAACTCTTACCCTTTCTTTTTCtgaatttggtttttctctCTGTTACAGTGGTTGTTCATCTCAGAGCCACCGGTGATGCTCCTATTCTCAAGCAATCCAAGTTCAAGGTATTTCCTTTGCACCTTCCTCTTTAATGGTATCTTTTATTTCTCcaaattcatcatcaaaattgttatttgaaACCTCTTTGCATGCTTTCCggtttttttgaaaaaaagaagtttcTTTATGCCAGCAAtgctttatttgttttaaattcaaGTTTCTGTGTAGGGTGGTGCATAAATCTGAATTGATGGAAGGTATAATCTTGTCCCCGGATTTAGTAAGGGTTTCAATGAAGTGGGCATTCAAATTGTCATAATTGGTTAGGTTAACCCAAATTAATCTTTACATATTAAATTGTGGATAAGGTCTTCTATTTGTGTCTTCGTTTAAATTTACCTGGACGGAGATGAAGATATCCTAGATAAGTAAATAATGTAGAACAAGTGGTTTGTGTGAACTGATAACCAGGATAAACGTATTTATTTCTCTTCTAAGCATAAGAGTAGTAACTGAACGACGTTATAATTTGGTTTGATTTCAAGATCCCAATTTGTGGTTCTTTCGAGCTTGAGAGGCTGCCAACTGTATTTTTTAAGGACTGCAGATAATGATTATCCAGTTCAGGGAAGTACTATGCATAATACTACGTATTGATTGCCTAAAATTAGAGGGGTCAGGGTGTTTTCTTGGATCTTGGCTGGCATGTGCTTGAATTGCTTTGTGTTGGGGACTTAAGTGAGTTGGAAGTCTTATATTGAgtaaaaatgagtaaaatggACAATATATCAGTAGAAGGATCCATAAACCAATAATCTTAGGGTTTTGGATTGAAGGTGGTATCCTAGTATCTTATATAGCTTTGTTTACGACCCGTATGTGTTGAATCTTTCCGGTGTCTCCCCTCGAAGAACCTAATTATGGTATTAGACCTGATGGTTCATTTTGATGATGGTTCAAACAAGAATGATATCAAGTAGTGAAGAATCTTGAAGTTTGAGGattctttttataaacaaaagtcTTTTGTTTTAGGCAAGCGTGTCTAGTTGTATTATAATGATGGTAAAATAAATGAAGAGTCATCATTGAGATACTCGTGCTTAAAAAATGCTTCCGTTTTAGAGAGAGGTGTTCCGGTATGGGAGAGACTTACACTTGACTAGAGAGATTGTTAGGAATTTAAGGTAAGTTGGAAGTTTCACATTGAgtaaaaatgagtaaaatggGCAATATATAAGCAAAAAGATccataaaattattgttttaagatGGACAATATATAAATCTTATATAGGTTTATTCATGACTTATTGGCGTCGATAATTCATTTTGGTGATTGCTCAAACGAGACTGAGGATTCCTTGTATAGAAAGCCTTTAATTCAGGAAAGTATGTCCTGTTGTAAGATGATGGTACAAAGGAAGGGTCACTACCACTAAGATATTAGTCCTTGAAAAATGCTTTTGATTGAGAGGGAGTTGTTCCAATGTAGAAGAGAGTCACACTTGAGAGGCAGATTGTTAGAAATTAAAAGTGAATAGGAAGTCACACATTGGGTAAATATGAGTGAGATAGAcaatatatagataaaaagaCCCAAAAAGatattgccttaaggttttggctTGAAAATGGTATTCTAGTCTGTATATAACTTTGTCCACATCTCATTGGTGTCAAATCTTCCTAATGTATCTCCTTGAGAAACCTAACAATTTGCAATGGTAACCCATGATTTCGTGTCTTAGTTCACAGTGGTTGGTTAGGATGTAATTCGTGCTTGGAAGCGGCATGATATGCATAATAATCATTGTGAGGAATATTCTAGATGTA from Vigna radiata var. radiata cultivar VC1973A chromosome 9, Vradiata_ver6, whole genome shotgun sequence carries:
- the LOC106772997 gene encoding ubiquitin-like protein ATG12, producing the protein MAESTSPSSKPSPMDPQNPAPSSNPTIPSPSHNKTASPSLPLLPQDQQQQQQFNSLSSRRNRDNCEGSPSHNSELRTMSAESPSSVRKVVVHLRATGDAPILKQSKFKIAGTDKFVKVIDFLRRQLHRETLFVYVNSAFSPNPDELVIDLFNNFGFDGKLVVNYACSMAWG